The proteins below are encoded in one region of Sulfolobus sp. A20:
- a CDS encoding protease pro-enzyme activation domain-containing protein, giving the protein MVRKYKFILFSIILLTSIAGFVTLAQSQQIYYIQTTSPQYSIVPGSIFIEPLNTSMTLYIAVLLNFTDISSLQSYLNQIYFSPNNFHHWLTPSQFRSNYYPSRSYVKSLVEYLESYHLQFLGQYGLALVFNGSVGNIEQAFNTYINVYYYPFKNLYWFDLVGIENIGPFYYYSNNVTASLPYNVGKYVLGIVGIDSLDPKVVNVIRESWHLSMAKVKAQNSLISSAVISPITIQQYFNFTEAYTKGYNGNSSDIAIEGVPESYINVSDVYEFWQLYEIPRTGHLQVIIFGNDTSGGQSGENELDAEWSGAFAPAANITVVFSNGYVGGPPLVGNLLNYWYEYYYMVNYLDPTEISVSVTVPESFLAAYYPAMLYMIHNMMLQAAAEGISVLAASGDWGYESDHPPPNFHIGTYNTIWYPESDPYVTSVGGIFLNASSNGSIVGISGWDYSTGGNSVVFPAQSYEVTSLIPFTPVIARTYPDIAFVSAGGYNIPEFGFGLPLVFQGQLFLWYGTSGAAPMTAAMIALTGQRLGALNFALYHISYSGLVVSPLGIFIGKEAWIPITSGNNPLPAHYGWNYVTGPGTYNAYAMVYDLLLYSGVIS; this is encoded by the coding sequence ATGGTAAGAAAGTATAAGTTCATTTTATTCAGTATAATATTATTAACAAGTATAGCGGGATTTGTAACTCTAGCTCAAAGTCAACAAATATATTACATACAAACTACATCTCCGCAATATTCAATAGTACCAGGATCAATATTTATAGAGCCTCTTAATACTAGTATGACACTATACATTGCCGTATTGCTCAACTTTACTGATATTTCATCATTGCAAAGTTATCTAAACCAGATCTATTTCTCTCCTAATAACTTTCATCATTGGCTTACTCCCTCACAGTTCAGAAGCAACTATTATCCTTCACGATCATATGTGAAGTCCCTCGTAGAATATCTAGAATCATATCATCTTCAGTTTTTAGGACAATATGGATTAGCTTTAGTATTTAATGGTAGTGTAGGTAATATTGAACAAGCATTTAATACATACATTAACGTTTATTACTATCCGTTTAAGAACTTATATTGGTTTGATTTAGTAGGAATTGAAAATATAGGTCCATTCTACTATTACAGTAATAACGTTACAGCTTCTCTGCCATATAATGTTGGAAAATACGTGCTGGGCATAGTTGGAATAGATAGTTTAGATCCTAAAGTGGTAAACGTTATTAGAGAATCATGGCACTTATCGATGGCAAAAGTGAAGGCTCAAAATAGTTTAATCTCTAGCGCCGTAATTTCACCAATAACTATTCAACAATATTTTAACTTTACCGAGGCCTACACTAAGGGTTATAATGGTAATTCTAGTGATATTGCAATTGAGGGGGTTCCAGAGTCCTATATAAATGTGTCTGATGTTTACGAGTTTTGGCAATTATATGAAATACCAAGGACTGGACATTTACAAGTTATAATTTTCGGTAACGATACTTCAGGTGGGCAATCTGGAGAAAATGAGTTAGATGCTGAATGGTCTGGTGCATTTGCCCCTGCTGCGAATATAACTGTAGTATTTAGCAATGGCTATGTAGGTGGTCCTCCATTAGTTGGTAATCTGCTTAACTATTGGTATGAGTATTACTACATGGTAAATTACTTAGACCCCACAGAAATTTCTGTCTCAGTTACAGTACCTGAGTCATTTTTAGCTGCTTATTATCCAGCAATGTTGTACATGATACATAACATGATGCTCCAAGCAGCTGCTGAGGGTATTTCAGTTCTAGCTGCGTCAGGGGATTGGGGGTATGAAAGTGACCATCCTCCTCCAAATTTCCATATAGGGACCTATAATACAATTTGGTATCCAGAGTCAGATCCTTATGTCACTTCAGTTGGTGGGATATTCTTAAACGCTTCTTCAAACGGTAGTATAGTTGGAATAAGTGGTTGGGATTACAGTACTGGTGGTAATAGTGTAGTTTTCCCTGCACAGTCTTATGAGGTTACCTCATTAATACCATTTACTCCAGTAATTGCTAGAACATACCCAGATATAGCTTTTGTATCAGCAGGAGGATACAACATTCCAGAATTCGGATTTGGATTACCACTGGTATTTCAAGGTCAATTATTTTTATGGTACGGTACGAGCGGGGCTGCTCCCATGACTGCTGCAATGATAGCTTTAACCGGACAAAGGTTAGGAGCTCTGAATTTCGCATTATATCATATATCATACAGCGGTTTGGTAGTTTCGCCTCTAGGAATATTTATTGGGAAAGAAGCTTGGATACCAATAACGAGCGGAAATAATCCCTTACCAGCCCACTATGGCTGGAATTATGTAACTGGTCCAGGCACTTATAACGCTTATGCAATGGTATATGATCTCTTGTTGTACTCTGGTGTGATAAGTTAA
- a CDS encoding dienelactone hydrolase family protein yields MVETKEIFYESDGGKVRAFMAGSTSSKLGVIVVHEIWGLNDNIKDISMRLANEGYLAFAPQLYTRNEDVLSPQNIEKVMYKVWSLPPEKRTDPNAYKEIMSSMNEVEKKVVDLLVINRGALEEQMVKDLIKAYDYLNSQGVKKVVSMGFCMGGGLAFQLSTEVPLDGVIVFYGRNPQPIEAIERIKGPILGLYAGEDPPINAGLTDLISAVIKYKKDLELKIYPGAYHAFFNDRGRSYNKTASEDAWERVKNFLKRLSK; encoded by the coding sequence ATGGTGGAAACTAAGGAAATCTTTTATGAGTCAGATGGCGGGAAAGTAAGAGCCTTTATGGCTGGTTCTACAAGTTCCAAGTTAGGAGTGATAGTAGTACATGAGATTTGGGGTTTGAATGATAATATTAAGGATATAAGTATGAGATTAGCTAATGAAGGTTATTTAGCATTCGCCCCCCAACTTTATACTAGAAACGAGGACGTACTTAGCCCACAGAATATAGAAAAGGTAATGTACAAGGTATGGAGTTTACCACCAGAGAAGAGGACTGATCCTAATGCGTATAAAGAAATAATGTCTTCGATGAATGAGGTCGAGAAGAAAGTTGTGGATTTGCTGGTAATAAACAGAGGAGCGTTAGAAGAGCAGATGGTTAAGGACCTTATAAAGGCGTACGACTATCTAAATTCTCAAGGAGTGAAGAAAGTGGTAAGTATGGGGTTCTGTATGGGAGGAGGACTAGCTTTCCAGTTATCTACTGAAGTCCCATTAGATGGTGTAATAGTGTTTTATGGCAGAAATCCACAACCAATAGAGGCTATTGAGAGGATTAAGGGACCAATATTAGGTCTATATGCTGGAGAGGATCCACCTATAAATGCTGGATTAACAGATCTAATCTCTGCTGTAATTAAATATAAGAAAGATTTAGAATTAAAAATATATCCTGGGGCTTACCACGCTTTCTTTAACGATAGGGGTCGTTCATATAATAAGACAGCTTCTGAAGATGCTTGGGAAAGAGTAAAGAACTTCTTGAAGAGGCTATCTAAATGA